gtatatgtatgtaactacagttatgttttatttgtatacCTTTATGCGGCTTTTGATACCTTGGAATAGTTTTATTTGGTTCTTATATAAGCTTTTAAAAGAAGGAAATGGATTAATGATTGATATTTTAGGTTTTTGCATTTCTATGTTTTCGTGTTCCCCGAATTGGTAGTGTCAAAAcataaaacattgaaattaattttcaggtacatattttttattcataataaaaaatcatataaattaataattaaatatgagaACATGAAAAAAGAGAAGAAGTTGAGATAAGAGAATTAAGCGTTTCTAGAAAAATgacataaaatcattttaatgataataaattacttAATGATAGTAGCCATGGCTAAGTTGTGGTGCAGCATAAGCTAATGGAGCAGCTACTTTAGCAACAGCAGCTACTTTAGCAACGACAGGTGTTCCTTGACGTTCAACAACAGCGTTGAAACCGTTGTGTGGATCAGCTGAGTAGTGTACAACACGTCGTGTACCGTCGGCTTCAACGAGACTGTAACTTCCTTGTACAACATCACCTTGACGTGATTCTTGTTGGTCTTTTACATCACCAGTGTGGGGGTCATTGACACCGTATGAAAATTGGTAGTTAGCTGGAGCTTCTTGTACGAGAACTTTGGCAACTGGTTGTGCGTGAGCGTATACGGCTGGTTGTGCGTGTGCGTAGACAGCTGGTTGTGCGTGTGCGTAGACAGCTGGTTGTGCGTGTGCGTAGACAGCTTGTGGAGCTCCATGAGATAAGGATGAGGTGGAGTATGAACTAGCATATCCAGCTTGTGGAATAAGACCAGCTTGTGCGATAGCAACAAATGCAGCGAAGACTACAAactgcaaaaaataaataaaatatgtaatcttttaaacaaatgttcgtaaattttttctaggaattagaaaaaaatagatcctgaaaaaatagattaaaaaaattgccgttaaggtgtcccatttttgaacacaAGAACTAAAAACTTCATAACCCAATCAAGTTCTTTATAGTCtacaaacccaacccaaccaactcgtaattataAAGACACTCCGAGTCTATATAatttttggtctattttttctTGATCTATTTTTCCGGTCTATTTTTCCGAttacaatttttctataaatcaaattaattttagcaaaacaaatagTTTTCAGCAAATATACCACGTTATTATTTGGTTAAAGAATGAAAGAAACTATTGTTTTtctatacaaacaaaaaaatcgaattcgaACTAAGCCGAAAAGTTTTGCTTAGTTCGAATTCCATATCTTTAGCACTTAACACTTCGTATATTCGAAATTatcaacaattaaaatttataataatcaaaaatataagaCACTTACTTTAAAagccatttttttataaatttaattattagttataattaataaacaaattgaaattaagtaatgccttattgatttaaaatatcagtttatatacttgaaaaaaattaataaaattgcttcccccaacaataaaaaaataccagTGTTGAATAACTCCAACCACAGACGCATATTGAgttaatttgcatttttttaaatatgggcATACGacactaataaaataatattatgtgtgtcataaaattacaatacaaaACGTTCATGTAATGCCTATATTACCATGAATCGATACAAAAAAACAGGCGTACAATACACCGCTGTAGGTAAAGGTAAATTTGagatgaatattatatttttactagccTTTACCCgcgttttttctttaaataactgGCAAGATCATTCAaagtaaattaaagaatatgaaaatattctttattgcTTAATATATATACAACCTTTATCTAATCAATACCTCTTTAGAATAactcaaaacataaaaatattataggaTAGTTCTGTATACTAAATTAGATGTTATTTCATCCGGATTAGATGGTATTTCATCCGGATGGGATAGGTATAACAGCTGGACCGATAgggatttatttctttttagataaattattttaatccaaTATGTCAAAGGTtgatatttggaaatatttagtTCCTTTTTCTCATAATTCTGTTCGTAACATTAGACTAAATGTCAAACGAACAAAATAAAGCCAATTCAGTAACGAATCAAATTTTAAGGATTATAGAAATATGTATAGAAATAGTAGCGTAATGCTTAGTACCCCAGATACAATGAACCCTGAATCATTCTATAGTTTCTCGATAGATATTTCTATTTATgagattacaaataaataaaggcATTATCTAatgttcacttgttttaaaataaaattaaaataacattttctagtGTTTCAAGGTAAAAGCTTTGCTTTTAtactatttacatttatttacaaattgattattgtgttttttgttttaaatgatattcTATCTATAATCCAATTCATCTACGGAGgcccaatgttaaatttgacgaaatttctatcagaaaacaaaaaccaCGTTGTTATGGAATAAAACAAGCCGAGagatgttttttgtttatggCTAACCAATGGCTATGTTAGcttttaaaatatgcaaaagtcaaaaaaacggttttcttacaataaacaaaagttGACGTCcaagggaaaaaaattaaagagaaaATTCTAGATCTCAAAAAACCTACCGACTTACGTCCGTCCGATCGGTAAGTCCGATTTAAATGCCAAGATGGagagaaaacttaaaaaagtgagcgaaaatagtcgttattaaatttgtttttttctttttcgattttgaagTTAATATTTGGTGAATTTATGAGTAATAGATTGACAAACGTTCAGTTTTTCAAGATCAgaataaataatgcaaaataCACAATTTCAATGCTTTACGCCATTTGGAAATCTTCGCATCTCAAACAAGcaaccaaaaacaaaatattaaaaaaaaaattttttttgtcaatatttgtCTATAAGACAAATGGACATGTGCTAAGAGACCATTTAGAAAATGAAGCTTCTTtccttgtttcttttttgtcaaaaaatcacTTCTTATTGTGCTTGGAATTTATCTTAATACGAATTCTTGTAGGAATTTCTGTGGGTCGTGtatcatatttttgtatatgaatttcttataaaatatattattgtttgcgATGAATAAGATTTTCACCCAGTCTGGTATCATGTTCCAAGAATTCTCATAGCTCTTGGGTAACCAAAAATcttgtattttaaatgaatatagttTAGTATTGCTATTTTATAGGACGAGGGTGTTTATGATACATTATAAGACAAGATATTACACCGAGGGACAccacggtttttttttaaatgataaatagatACTTTAAACTTCGtcagtggcttccttttgatgagtctaccaaactttcctctaTGATTGCTTTTCGAAAAGgatgcgttttcaaatgagcatgatgatgTCATGTTTGAGTTATAATTCAGAGAAAACGCAgcaaggaatttgtcggacactatgaccacttgataacattaataattattaaacaatcaaatcttttgtccgacaaaaatactgctcCTATGAGCTTTTATACCACCTCGAACACgccgtacttaagtattttagtttttgaatacgTACATGGTTCaattttgctgaattgtttagtagtaattaatgttatcaagagATCATAGTGTctgacaaattccctgctgcgttttttcataACGATAACTTATATATGACGTCGTCATGCTCATTTTAAAACgcagccttttcgaaaaaaatattgaggAAAAGTTTGGTACACTCgttcaaaaggaagccacttgcaaagtttcaagtatgtattcatcattaaaaaaacgTGATGTCCACTTAGATCGTggcaatataattatataattaaaattttactatataaaatattaaaattaattgttttagaattattatgtttaataattcaaaaacgctGGAATGTTAAGGTCGTAAAAGTATGGAATGTAAAGCATCTGACTAGGGCTTAGAGGCCAAACAGTACAAGGCCTAAAAGACGTTTTGGGAAGAAAGGTCCACACAGAAATGGTGCTTAACATGAAAGCAAATTAAAGCGCAAGCacaaaatctatttaaatcGAAGCATACGGAGAACGCCCAGTATTTCTCCAACAGATATAGTACCCGTTACTAAAGGTGCTTGAAAATAATTGTGTACTAGTgtgcattatttatttgtacaaaaatacatttttcaaattggtcttttaaaaaactttttaaggattttttattttacactttcatGGGGATACAAGTACTTTTAGTGCGTTTTAGCTCATATGGAAACTATCATGAACATTTTCATGATTTCCATAGGAATGTTGAAAGCTTCTGAAACAAGGGAATGGGTTAAGGATTATTAGTTAAGGTATTTGGTATTGAAAAAGTCCTcaaaacgtaaaacaaaaacaaaaaaacattgaaattaattttcaggtacatattttttattcataataaaaaatcatataaattaataattaaatatgagaACATGAAAAAAGAGAAGAAGTTGAGATAAGAAAATTAAGCGTTTctaaaaaaatgacataaaatcattttaatgataataaattacttAATGATAGTAGCCATGGCTAAGTTGTGGTGCAGCATAAGCTAATGGAGCAGCTACTTTAGCAACAGCAGCTACTTTAGCAACGACAGGTGTTCCTTGACGTTCAACAACAGCGTTGAAACCGTTGTGTGGATCAGCTGAGTAGTGTACAACACGTCGTGTACCGTCGGCTTCAACGAGACTGTAACTTCCTTGTACAACATCACCTTGACGTGATTCTTGTTGGTCTTTTACATCACCAGTGTGGGGGTCATTGACACCGTATGAAAATTGGTAGTTAGCTGGAGCTTCTTGTACGAGAACTTTGGCAACTGGTTGTGCATGTGCGTATACGGCTGGTTGTGCGTGTGCGTAGACAGCTGGTTGTGCATGTGCGTAGACAGCTGGTTGTGCGTGTGCGTATACAGCTGGAGCAGCAGCTAATCCTAATTGTGGAGCTCCATGAGCTAATGATGAGGTGGAGTATGAACTAGCATATCCGGCTTGTGGAATAAGTCCAGCTTGTGCGATAGCTACAAATGCAGCGAAGACTAcaaactgtaaaaataaaacacaattatccaacttttaaacaaatttaccgaaaactttttaaat
The Chrysoperla carnea chromosome 4, inChrCarn1.1, whole genome shotgun sequence genome window above contains:
- the LOC123297825 gene encoding cuticle protein-like, yielding MAFKFVVFAAFVAIAQAGLIPQAGYASSYSTSSLAHGAPQLGLAAAPAVYAHAQPAVYAHAQPAVYAHAQPAVYAHAQPVAKVLVQEAPANYQFSYGVNDPHTGDVKDQQESRQGDVVQGSYSLVEADGTRRVVHYSADPHNGFNAVVERQGTPVVAKVAAVAKVAAPLAYAAPQLSHEIYKKMAFKFVVFAAFVAIAQAGLIPQAGYASSYSTSSLSHGAPQAVYAHAQPAVYAHAQPAVYAHAQPAVYAHAQPVAKVLVQEAPANYQFSYGVNDPHTGDVKDQQESRQGDVVQGSYSLVEADGTRRVVHYSADPHNGFNAVVERQGTPVVAKVAAVAKVAAPLAYAAPQLSHGYYH